Proteins from one Embleya scabrispora genomic window:
- a CDS encoding LolA family protein, which produces MTSTTRRSVPWRFAVPAAIAAATVGAVTIGPAAFADDGRPSLPDVTAEQLVAKVAAARADALTGTVRIDTDLGLPTVPGKGGGGPQALLSGTNRLQVALDGPDRQRIGIMADLSEYNVVHNGRDVWTYDSRAHAVTHATVDATRPDVASLVPTTPQDAARQLLDLVGPSTDVRVDGTARVAGHDVYKLRFAPRAQGSLIAAATVFVDAKTGVPLRVTVDTVKGGKPAVDIGFEEVSYDKPAAGTFDFKPPAGARVTEAPAHEAAPGKPTAPVTPNGERPAPGLFGEGWTTVVELPAGAEGKAGKAGKDVTGLLGKLGKPVPGGTLINTRLLNVLTTDSGRVFAGAVDADTLQRIAAQR; this is translated from the coding sequence ATGACCAGCACCACCCGCCGATCCGTGCCGTGGCGCTTCGCCGTGCCGGCCGCGATCGCGGCCGCCACCGTCGGCGCGGTCACCATCGGACCGGCCGCGTTCGCCGACGACGGGCGACCGTCACTGCCCGACGTCACCGCCGAACAACTCGTCGCCAAGGTCGCCGCGGCTCGGGCCGACGCGCTGACCGGCACCGTCCGCATCGACACCGACCTGGGCCTGCCGACCGTCCCGGGCAAGGGCGGCGGCGGCCCGCAGGCGCTGCTCTCGGGGACCAACAGGCTCCAGGTGGCCCTGGACGGCCCGGACCGGCAGCGGATCGGCATCATGGCCGATCTGTCCGAGTACAACGTCGTGCACAACGGCCGCGACGTGTGGACCTACGACAGCCGCGCGCACGCCGTGACGCACGCCACGGTCGACGCGACGCGCCCCGACGTGGCGTCGCTGGTGCCGACCACCCCGCAGGACGCGGCCCGCCAACTGCTCGACCTGGTCGGCCCGAGCACCGACGTCCGGGTCGACGGCACCGCCCGGGTCGCCGGGCACGACGTGTACAAGCTGCGCTTCGCGCCCAGGGCCCAGGGCAGCCTGATCGCCGCCGCGACGGTGTTCGTGGACGCGAAGACCGGGGTGCCGCTGCGGGTCACCGTGGACACCGTCAAGGGCGGCAAGCCGGCCGTCGACATCGGTTTCGAGGAGGTCTCCTACGACAAGCCGGCCGCCGGCACGTTCGACTTCAAGCCGCCGGCCGGCGCCCGGGTCACCGAGGCTCCGGCGCACGAGGCGGCGCCCGGGAAGCCCACCGCACCGGTGACGCCGAACGGTGAGCGGCCCGCCCCGGGTCTGTTCGGCGAGGGCTGGACCACCGTGGTCGAACTGCCCGCCGGAGCCGAGGGCAAGGCCGGCAAGGCCGGCAAGGACGTCACCGGGCTGCTCGGCAAGCTGGGGAAGCCGGTGCCGGGGGGGACGCTGATCAACACCCGGCTGCTGAACGTGTTGACCACCGACTCGGGCCGGGTCTTCGCCGGCGCGGTCGACGCGGACACGCTCCAGCGGATCGCGGCGCAGCGATGA
- a CDS encoding polyprenyl synthetase family protein codes for MAIVGPFGLSVTDETLDADIRAGMAAVEQELLAATKSEFPYLTQTSRHLVEAGGKRFRPLLVLLAAQFGDWQAPGVVPAAVVCELTHLATLYHDDVMDEAPLRRGAPSANSRWDNSVAILTGDFLFARASEIVADLGNEAVRIQARAFARLVTGQIRETVGPAMGDDPVEHYLSVMADKTGSLIAASGQFGAMFAGADEHVVDILTRYGERFGVAFQLADDVLDIASEATESGKTPGTDLREGVPTLPVLHLRAGVAGASPAADRHLLELLDGPITDDDEHAEALSLLRGHPALAKAREDTRRYAEEAREVLAPLPDCSAKRALSSLCELVVERSA; via the coding sequence ATGGCGATCGTGGGGCCCTTCGGGCTGAGCGTCACGGACGAAACTCTCGACGCCGACATCAGGGCGGGGATGGCCGCCGTGGAGCAGGAGCTCCTGGCGGCCACCAAGAGCGAGTTCCCCTACCTGACGCAGACCTCGCGACACCTCGTCGAGGCGGGCGGCAAGCGGTTCCGGCCCCTGCTGGTGCTGCTCGCCGCCCAATTCGGCGACTGGCAGGCCCCGGGCGTGGTGCCGGCGGCGGTGGTGTGCGAACTGACGCACCTGGCCACGCTGTACCACGACGACGTGATGGACGAGGCGCCGCTGCGGCGCGGGGCGCCCAGCGCGAACTCCCGGTGGGACAACTCGGTGGCGATCCTGACCGGCGACTTCCTGTTCGCCCGGGCCTCGGAGATCGTCGCCGACCTGGGCAACGAGGCGGTGCGGATCCAGGCCCGCGCGTTCGCCCGACTGGTGACCGGCCAGATCCGCGAGACGGTCGGCCCGGCGATGGGCGACGACCCGGTCGAGCACTACCTGTCGGTGATGGCGGACAAGACCGGCTCGCTGATCGCCGCCTCGGGGCAGTTCGGCGCGATGTTCGCGGGCGCCGACGAGCACGTGGTGGACATCCTGACCCGCTACGGCGAGCGGTTCGGCGTGGCCTTCCAACTGGCCGACGACGTACTCGACATCGCCAGCGAGGCGACCGAGTCGGGCAAGACCCCGGGCACCGACCTGCGCGAAGGGGTGCCGACGCTGCCGGTGTTGCACCTGCGTGCGGGGGTGGCGGGCGCGTCCCCGGCGGCGGATCGGCACCTGCTCGAACTGCTCGACGGGCCGATCACGGACGACGACGAGCACGCGGAGGCGCTGTCGCTTCTGCGCGGGCATCCGGCGCTTGCCAAGGCCCGTGAGGATACCCGGCGTTATGCCGAGGAGGCTCGGGAGGTTTTGGCTCCCCTGCCGGATTGCAGCGCCAAGCGGGCTTTGTCTTCTTTGTGCGAACTCGTGGTGGAGCGCAGCGCTTAG
- the nuoN gene encoding NADH-quinone oxidoreductase subunit NuoN produces MSTAATATLAVTKVDAPTIEYGKLSPVLIIAGVAVVGVLIEAFLPRPARYRAQLTVALVGMIAAFGAIVWLARDLPDDHRGSITAMGAIAVDGPSLFLQGTLLLIGIASVLLIGERKLEPAGGDAFAPQAAAAPGSQQEKDAAAAGWTQTEVYPLAMFSLVGMLLFPAANDLLMMFVALEILSLPLYLLCGLARRNRLLSQEAALKYFLLGAFSSAFFLFGVAMLYGYSGSVSLDKIGVASAGAMDNDALLLIGLAMVAVGLLFKVGAVPFHSWTPDVYQGAPTPITGFMAAATKVAAFGAMMRFFYVALPGMRWDWRPVMIGVAIATMVAGAVIAITQTDVKRLLAYSSIAHAGFILTGMIAMNDAGVSSTMFYLVAYGFVTLGAFAVVTLVRDARGEATHLSHWAGLGRRSPLVAGVFALFLLAFAGIPLTSGFAGKFAVFQAAARGGAGSLVVVGVLCSAIAAFFYVRVIVLMFFSEPKADGPTVVVPSVMTTAAIALGVAVTVVLGILPQPVLDLADKAALFVH; encoded by the coding sequence ATGAGCACCGCCGCAACGGCAACGCTCGCCGTGACGAAGGTGGACGCGCCCACCATCGAGTACGGCAAGCTCTCGCCGGTCCTGATCATCGCGGGCGTGGCCGTGGTCGGCGTGCTGATCGAGGCGTTCCTGCCCCGACCGGCCCGCTACCGCGCCCAGCTCACCGTGGCCCTGGTCGGCATGATCGCCGCGTTCGGCGCGATCGTGTGGCTGGCCCGGGACCTGCCGGACGACCACCGGGGCAGCATCACCGCGATGGGCGCGATCGCCGTCGACGGCCCCTCGCTGTTCCTCCAGGGCACGCTGCTGCTGATCGGCATCGCCTCGGTGCTGCTGATCGGCGAGCGCAAGCTGGAACCGGCCGGCGGCGACGCGTTCGCCCCGCAGGCCGCGGCCGCGCCCGGCTCGCAGCAGGAGAAGGACGCCGCGGCGGCCGGGTGGACGCAGACCGAGGTCTACCCGCTGGCCATGTTCTCGCTGGTGGGCATGCTGCTCTTTCCGGCGGCGAACGACCTGCTGATGATGTTCGTCGCGCTGGAGATCCTGTCCCTGCCGCTCTACCTGCTGTGCGGGCTGGCCCGGCGCAACCGGCTGCTCTCCCAGGAGGCCGCGCTCAAGTACTTCCTGCTCGGCGCGTTCTCCTCGGCGTTCTTCCTGTTCGGCGTGGCCATGCTCTACGGCTACTCGGGCAGCGTCTCGCTGGACAAGATCGGGGTGGCCTCGGCCGGCGCGATGGACAACGACGCGCTGTTGCTGATCGGGCTCGCGATGGTGGCGGTCGGCCTGCTGTTCAAGGTCGGCGCGGTGCCGTTCCACTCCTGGACGCCGGATGTGTACCAGGGCGCGCCGACCCCGATCACCGGGTTCATGGCGGCGGCCACCAAGGTGGCGGCGTTCGGCGCGATGATGCGCTTCTTCTACGTCGCGCTGCCCGGCATGCGCTGGGACTGGCGGCCGGTGATGATCGGCGTCGCGATCGCGACCATGGTCGCGGGCGCGGTCATCGCGATCACCCAGACCGACGTGAAGCGACTGCTGGCCTACTCGTCGATCGCCCACGCGGGTTTCATCCTGACCGGAATGATCGCGATGAACGACGCGGGCGTGTCGTCCACGATGTTCTACCTTGTGGCCTACGGATTCGTCACTCTGGGTGCGTTCGCGGTGGTCACCCTGGTACGGGACGCGCGCGGCGAGGCGACGCACCTGTCCCACTGGGCGGGCCTGGGCAGGCGTTCCCCGCTGGTCGCAGGAGTGTTCGCACTGTTCCTGCTCGCCTTTGCCGGCATCCCGCTGACCAGCGGTTTCGCCGGAAAGTTCGCGGTCTTCCAGGCGGCGGCGCGCGGCGGTGCGGGCAGCCTCGTGGTGGTCGGTGTGCTGTGCAGCGCGATCGCCGCGTTCTTCTACGTGCGGGTCATCGTGCTGATGTTCTTCTCGGAGCCCAAGGCCGACGGTCCGACGGTCGTCGTACCGAGCGTGATGACCACCGCTGCCATCGCGCTCGGGGTAGCCGTTACCGTGGTCCTTGGCATCCTCCCGCAGCCGGTACTGGACCTCGCGGACAAGGCAGCCTTGTTCGTCCATTGA
- a CDS encoding ABC transporter ATP-binding protein, protein MTASTAVGTAAIRTEGLSKRYGRDRLAVDGLDLTVPAGSVFGFLGPNGSGKTTTIRMLLGLIRPTGGTVTLLDGPMPGAVGQVLPRVGALIEGPAHYGFLTGRQNLERLDAADPTSDPRTRGARVDAALAKVGLTAVAGRKARAYSLGMKQRLGIASALLRPRDLLVLDEPTNGLDPQGMREIRTLIRGLAADGTTVFLSSHLLDEIEQVCTDVAVMSHGRLITQGTVESLRAGTRARLLVTTPDAEAAVVVLRRLGATDVVTTDDGVEADPPPLEPDEVCAALVRADIRVRSFTLARPSLEDAFVALTGEGFDVTD, encoded by the coding sequence ATGACCGCGTCCACGGCGGTCGGGACCGCGGCGATCCGTACCGAGGGGCTGTCCAAGCGCTACGGCCGGGACCGGCTCGCCGTGGACGGCCTCGACCTGACCGTCCCCGCCGGCTCCGTCTTCGGGTTCCTCGGGCCCAACGGATCCGGCAAGACCACCACCATCCGGATGCTGCTCGGGCTGATCCGGCCCACCGGCGGCACGGTCACCCTGCTCGACGGCCCCATGCCGGGGGCCGTCGGGCAGGTCCTGCCCCGGGTCGGCGCGCTGATCGAGGGCCCGGCCCACTACGGCTTCCTGACCGGTCGGCAGAACCTGGAGCGGCTGGACGCCGCCGACCCCACGTCCGACCCCCGGACCCGCGGCGCCCGGGTGGACGCGGCGTTGGCGAAGGTCGGCCTGACCGCGGTGGCCGGCCGCAAGGCGCGGGCGTACTCGCTCGGCATGAAGCAGCGGCTCGGCATCGCCTCCGCGCTGTTGCGCCCGCGCGACCTGCTGGTCCTGGACGAGCCGACCAACGGCCTGGACCCGCAGGGGATGCGCGAGATCCGCACACTTATCCGCGGGTTGGCCGCGGACGGCACCACGGTGTTCCTGTCCTCGCACCTGCTGGACGAGATCGAGCAGGTGTGCACGGACGTCGCGGTGATGAGCCACGGGCGGCTGATCACCCAGGGCACCGTCGAATCGTTGCGCGCCGGCACCCGGGCCCGGCTGCTCGTCACGACTCCCGACGCGGAGGCGGCGGTCGTGGTGTTGCGGCGGCTCGGCGCGACCGACGTGGTCACCACCGACGACGGAGTGGAGGCCGATCCGCCCCCGCTGGAGCCGGACGAGGTCTGCGCGGCACTGGTGCGCGCCGACATCCGGGTCCGCTCGTTCACCCTCGCGCGGCCGTCCCTGGAGGACGCGTTCGTCGCCCTGACCGGGGAAGGCTTCGATGTCACCGACTGA